From the Actinomadura luzonensis genome, the window GAGTAGGTGGCCACCTTGCGGCCGCCGGCCTCGGTCAGGGAGAAGCGGGTGAGCAGGTCGTCGGCGATCTTGCCGGGGTTCTTCAGGTGGCGCAGGCGGGCGACCAGCACCAGGTTCTCCCGGCCGCTGAGGATCTCGTCCACGGCGGCGAACTGGCCGGTGAGGCTGATCGACTCGCGGACGTCCGCCGCCTGCCTGGCCACGTCGAAGCCGTTCACCTGGGCGGTGCCCGCGTCCGGTTTGAGCAGCGTGGACAGGATCTTCACCGCCGTGGTCTTGCCCGCGCCGTTCGAGCCGAGCAGCGCGAAGATGCTGCCCCGCGCCACGTCGAAGTCGACGCCGCGCAGCACCTTCAAGTCCTTGTACGCCTTCTCCAGGCCGCGCACCTCGATGGCGGGGGCGTGCTGTGTGGTCATTGGTCTGTGCCGTCCTTTCCTACGGTGTCCTCGCCGGCGGCGCGGTCGATGGCGCCGGTGAAGCGGTCGCGCTCCCGCTTGATCCACCGCCCGACGGAGTAGCTCTGCACGAACGTCTCGACGAACTGCACGGGGTCCTCGCCGAAGATCTCCCTGATCGGGGTGCCGTCGGCCGCGCCGCGCTCGAACAGCTCGGCGAGGTCGTCGAACATGTCCAGCGCGTCGGCGCTGTCGCCCGGGCCGAAGAGCATCAGGTACCGCTCCAGTGCTTCGGCCGCCGTGCGGTAGTTGCCGGGAAGCCGCTTGATCCTGGCCTTGTACTGACGCCAGCGCCGTTTGTCCTCCAGCGGGCCGGTGACCACCTCCAGGTACTGCCGGGCGCGGCTCTTCGGCTCGTTCGGCTCTGTGCTCATGGCTGCTTGCCTCCTTCGCGGAGCTGTCCGAGGCGTTCTGCGAGGAAGCTCCAGGTCTCCCAGAACTCGTCGAGGTGCTCGTGTCCCTGCGCGTTGAGCGAATAGACCTTGCGCGGCGGCCCCTTCTCGGACGGGATCTTCTCCACGTCGACCAGGCCGCGTCGCTCGATGCGGACGAGCAGCGCGTACACGGTGCCTTCGGCGATGTCCGAGAAGCCCTGGTCACGCAGCCACGCGGTGATCTCGTAGCCGTACGCGGGCCGGACGGACAGGATCGCCAGGACGATGCCCTCCAGCACGCCCTTGAGCATTTCCGTGAGCTGCTTGCCCATGGGACTTCCTCTACTTAGCGACGTTGACTACTGGTACATAGTAACACTGATTAGCGGACCCGCAAGAGCATCCCGCCGCCGTTCCGGTGGCCTCATGCGCCAACCTTCGCCGACCCCCCTGACACGGGACCGTCCCCGCGCTGACACCGCCGCTGACGCCGCCGCTGACGCCGGGCCGGTTACGGGGCCGCGTTCCAGGGAACTGACGCCATCCGCGGCATTGCCGCCGCTAAGGTCTGAACGCGAGCATCCGTACCGGATCGGCACCGGAAGAAAGGCCCCACACATGAGCGACTACGCGATCACCTTCGACCTCATCGACGTCGACAAGGACGGCCGGATCTCGGCCGAGGAGCTCGTCCGGCTCATGGAGATCCTGGGTCAGCCGGTGACGCTCGAGGTGGCACAGGAGGGCGTACGCAAGCTGGACAAGGACGGCGACGGGCTCATCGACGTGGAGGAGTTCGGCGCTTTCGTCGACCGGTGACATCATCGCCGGATGTGATAAAAACAAGCATTTGCTACAAAACTCCTGTCGCCTAGGTCACAATGGCGACAGGAGGGACGATGGCCAACAAGAGTGACGTACGCGAAAGCCGGACGCCCCCGGGCCTCGTGCAGACGCTCAGAGCGGGCATCGGCCGGGTCTCCGCCGAGGTGATCGAGGAGATCCAGAACCGCATCCCCGAGTACGCCCGGCCGGAGGACGAGCTCTACATCAAGGTCGTCAGGACCGCGGTCGAGCAGGCCGTCGAGGGCTTCCTCGACCGCGTCGAGAACCCGGACGCCGCCTGGGACCCCGAGCCGTTCCGCATGATCGGCAAGGGCGAGGCCGCCGAGGGCCGCAACCTGGAGCCGCTGCAGACCGCGCTCCGGCTCGGCGCGCGCGTGGGGTGGCGGCGGCTCACCGAGATCGCCGACCCGCTCGGGCTCACCCCCCAATGCCTGTACGACCTGGGCGAGACCATCTTCGTCTACCTGGACCAGCTCGCCGACGCGGCGGCCGAGGGCTTCGAGGAGGCCAGGGCGCGGGCGGCCGGCGAGATCGAGCGGCGCCGCGGGCGGCTGCTGGACCTGCTGCTCAGCCAGCCGGCCGCGAGCCCCGAGGCGATCGCCGACCTCGCCAAGGCCGCCGGGTGGCGGCTGCCGCGCAAGGTCGCCTGCGTCGCGCTCGACGACCTGCCGGGCGGCCCCCGGGCCGCCGCCGTGCCCACGCAGGCCCGCCGCGAGCCGGCGGCGGCCGCCGCGTACCGGATGCCCGCGCTGCCGCCCGAGGTGCTGGCCGGGCTGGAGCGGACCGTGCCCTGCCTGCTGGTGCCCGACCCCAGCGGGCCGGGGCAGGCGCAGGTGCTGGAGC encodes:
- a CDS encoding ABC transporter ATP-binding protein, with translation MTTQHAPAIEVRGLEKAYKDLKVLRGVDFDVARGSIFALLGSNGAGKTTAVKILSTLLKPDAGTAQVNGFDVARQAADVRESISLTGQFAAVDEILSGRENLVLVARLRHLKNPGKIADDLLTRFSLTEAGGRKVATYSGGMRRRLDIAMSLIGDPPVIFLDEPTTGLDPQARIEVWQAVKELAAQGTTVLLTTQYLDEAEQLADRIAILHEGRILVNGTLAELKQLLPPAKVEYVEKQPTLEDVFLSLVGTKA
- a CDS encoding DUF1048 domain-containing protein, coding for MSTEPNEPKSRARQYLEVVTGPLEDKRRWRQYKARIKRLPGNYRTAAEALERYLMLFGPGDSADALDMFDDLAELFERGAADGTPIREIFGEDPVQFVETFVQSYSVGRWIKRERDRFTGAIDRAAGEDTVGKDGTDQ
- a CDS encoding PadR family transcriptional regulator, which encodes MGKQLTEMLKGVLEGIVLAILSVRPAYGYEITAWLRDQGFSDIAEGTVYALLVRIERRGLVDVEKIPSEKGPPRKVYSLNAQGHEHLDEFWETWSFLAERLGQLREGGKQP
- a CDS encoding EF-hand domain-containing protein — encoded protein: MSDYAITFDLIDVDKDGRISAEELVRLMEILGQPVTLEVAQEGVRKLDKDGDGLIDVEEFGAFVDR
- a CDS encoding helix-turn-helix domain-containing protein — translated: MANKSDVRESRTPPGLVQTLRAGIGRVSAEVIEEIQNRIPEYARPEDELYIKVVRTAVEQAVEGFLDRVENPDAAWDPEPFRMIGKGEAAEGRNLEPLQTALRLGARVGWRRLTEIADPLGLTPQCLYDLGETIFVYLDQLADAAAEGFEEARARAAGEIERRRGRLLDLLLSQPAASPEAIADLAKAAGWRLPRKVACVALDDLPGGPRAAAVPTQARREPAAAAAYRMPALPPEVLAGLERTVPCLLVPDPSGPGQAQVLEHGLRGYWGAIGPAVPLAAAATSLRWAREALELSRRGVLPRGLVRCEDHMATLVVFKDEELVSALAEARLAPLAHLRPTQQDRLAETLLAWLRHGRGAGEVAARLHVHPQTVRYRLRQLEELYGDQLADPDVRFELEIALRARQATSGGPRGGAAGRA